The following coding sequences lie in one Corallococcus macrosporus genomic window:
- a CDS encoding crotonase/enoyl-CoA hydratase family protein: MDGTYKSLRIEKADGIAELVLTGPGKGNAMGPDFWREMPEALRLLDADDAVRVVLVRGEGSHFTYGLDLMGMMESLGPLLTSESNLAKERSQLLKLIGEMQQATEGVARCKKPVIAAVHGWCIGGGMDLIAACDFRYCSQEAKFSLREVKVGIVADLGALQRLPRIIGEGNTRELAYTGGDVDAARALRMGLVNEVFPSPEALLTEARATARRIADNPPLVIQGAKQVMEYCADKSIADGLRYVAVWNSAFLQSHDLTEAFSAFAERRPPKFEGR; this comes from the coding sequence ATGGACGGCACGTACAAGTCACTGCGCATCGAGAAGGCCGACGGCATCGCCGAGCTGGTGCTCACCGGCCCGGGCAAGGGCAACGCCATGGGCCCCGACTTCTGGCGCGAGATGCCCGAGGCGCTCCGCTTGCTGGACGCCGACGACGCCGTGCGCGTGGTGCTGGTGCGCGGCGAGGGCAGCCACTTCACCTACGGCCTGGACCTGATGGGGATGATGGAGTCCCTGGGGCCGCTGCTCACGTCGGAGAGCAACCTGGCGAAGGAGCGCAGCCAGCTGCTCAAGCTGATTGGAGAGATGCAGCAGGCCACGGAAGGCGTGGCCCGGTGCAAGAAGCCCGTCATCGCCGCGGTGCATGGCTGGTGCATCGGCGGAGGCATGGACCTCATCGCCGCGTGTGACTTCCGGTACTGCTCGCAGGAGGCGAAGTTCTCCCTGCGCGAGGTGAAGGTCGGCATCGTCGCGGACCTGGGCGCGCTCCAGCGGCTGCCGCGCATCATCGGCGAGGGGAACACGCGCGAGCTGGCGTACACCGGCGGCGACGTGGACGCGGCGCGAGCGCTGCGCATGGGCCTGGTCAACGAGGTCTTCCCCTCCCCCGAAGCCCTGCTCACGGAGGCCCGAGCGACGGCGCGGCGCATCGCCGACAATCCGCCGCTCGTCATCCAGGGCGCCAAGCAGGTGATGGAGTACTGCGCGGACAAGTCCATCGCGGACGGCCTGCGCTACGTGGCGGTGTGGAACTCCGCCTTCCTCCAGTCGCATGACCTGACGGAGGCCTTCTCCGCCTTCGCCGAGCGCCGGCCGCCCAAGTTCGAGGGGCGCTGA
- a CDS encoding peptidoglycan-binding protein: protein MSRIQNNPFSFFTPSAATGGAPSTAPQCPPPPPPAPPRNVVRDAFESAVNGDAMRWLQGVAKQVTVPRQAPVPAAPQPTGGPPSLTDATGVGDVIANQTDKAAEGPVTRLQKFLEGAGYLDMGNATYGTFGPKSQKALKEFQTAEGITPADGKMSPATVAAMQRPQYPATDPTMGVLAEAYAPQLGRPMSPLEPGKDGAMVQRFERGTLTRMPDGEVRVQDLSGKNLVPPTPPSTVSTLEEAKALHVAQWGKTGYTDFNDASEYYGGNDCGPTSVLIAATAVGAMEHPDAAGAGEAIDGVRDNILDYNSKTSTKMTVDQVAEGVTDAGAVATLVRKNHVDVAAVDDALARGHPVILGGNPFGYDPEHQAWGPTASAADNYLMDHNFGGHWVTVTGMTESGNYIVNDPLCPKGPIEVTPEQMAEYVDGNLGMVEVSPKPVPVS, encoded by the coding sequence ATGTCACGCATCCAGAACAATCCGTTTTCATTCTTCACGCCGTCGGCCGCCACGGGGGGCGCGCCGAGCACGGCGCCTCAGTGCCCGCCGCCGCCACCGCCCGCGCCTCCGCGCAACGTCGTGCGCGACGCCTTCGAGAGCGCGGTGAACGGTGATGCGATGCGGTGGCTGCAGGGGGTGGCGAAGCAGGTGACCGTGCCCCGGCAGGCCCCCGTCCCGGCGGCGCCCCAGCCGACGGGCGGCCCGCCGTCACTGACCGACGCCACGGGCGTGGGCGACGTCATCGCCAACCAGACCGACAAGGCCGCGGAGGGCCCTGTCACGCGCCTGCAGAAGTTCCTCGAGGGCGCGGGCTACCTGGACATGGGAAACGCCACCTACGGCACGTTCGGGCCCAAGTCCCAGAAGGCCCTCAAGGAGTTCCAGACCGCGGAGGGCATCACCCCCGCGGACGGCAAGATGAGCCCGGCCACGGTGGCCGCCATGCAGCGCCCGCAGTACCCGGCCACGGACCCCACGATGGGCGTCCTGGCGGAGGCCTACGCGCCACAACTGGGGCGGCCCATGAGCCCGCTGGAGCCGGGCAAGGATGGCGCGATGGTGCAGCGCTTCGAGCGCGGCACCCTCACGCGCATGCCGGACGGCGAGGTGCGGGTGCAGGACCTGTCCGGCAAGAACCTGGTGCCCCCCACGCCCCCGAGCACCGTCTCGACGCTGGAGGAGGCGAAGGCCCTCCACGTCGCCCAGTGGGGCAAGACCGGCTACACGGACTTCAACGACGCCAGCGAGTACTACGGCGGCAACGACTGCGGGCCGACCTCGGTGCTCATCGCGGCGACGGCCGTGGGCGCGATGGAGCACCCGGACGCGGCCGGAGCGGGCGAGGCCATTGACGGCGTGCGGGACAACATCCTCGACTACAACTCCAAGACGTCCACGAAGATGACCGTGGATCAGGTCGCCGAGGGCGTGACGGATGCAGGCGCCGTGGCCACGCTCGTGCGCAAGAACCACGTCGACGTGGCGGCCGTGGACGACGCGCTCGCGCGCGGACACCCCGTCATCCTCGGAGGCAATCCCTTCGGCTACGACCCCGAGCACCAGGCCTGGGGCCCCACGGCGAGCGCCGCGGACAACTACCTGATGGACCACAACTTCGGGGGGCACTGGGTGACCGTGACGGGCATGACGGAGTCCGGCAACTACATCGTCAATGATCCGCTCTGCCCCAAGGGCCCCATCGAAGTGACGCCGGAGCAGATGGCCGAGTACGTGGACGGCAACCTCGGCATGGTGGAGGTGAGCCCCAAGCCCGTGCCCGTGTCGTGA
- a CDS encoding DUF72 domain-containing protein: MGEHFPTEGTHLERYARVLPAVELNSSFYRPHRPATYARWRDSVPETFRFAVKVPKVLTHELRLRDAQAPLERFLGEAGHLEAKLGCLLVQLPPSLQLEPETARAFFQALRERTPVDVVCEPRHRTWFTDEARRVLDDARIRYVKADPIAVDAPEPPDAEVVYYRLHGSPKMYYSPYSQAFLEALAREISKHEQAGRRVWCIFDNTAEGAALPNALSLLRLDGQPATG; the protein is encoded by the coding sequence GTGGGCGAGCACTTCCCCACGGAGGGCACCCACCTGGAGCGCTATGCGCGCGTCCTGCCCGCGGTGGAGCTCAACTCGTCCTTCTACCGGCCGCACCGGCCCGCCACCTACGCGCGCTGGAGGGATAGCGTCCCGGAGACGTTCCGCTTCGCGGTGAAGGTCCCCAAGGTCCTCACCCATGAGCTGCGCCTGCGCGACGCGCAGGCGCCGCTGGAGCGCTTCCTGGGCGAGGCGGGCCACCTGGAGGCGAAGCTGGGCTGCCTGCTGGTGCAGCTGCCTCCCAGCCTCCAGCTCGAGCCCGAAACAGCCCGCGCCTTCTTCCAGGCCCTGCGGGAGCGGACCCCCGTCGACGTCGTGTGCGAGCCCCGGCACCGGACCTGGTTCACGGACGAGGCCCGGCGCGTCCTGGACGACGCGCGCATCCGCTACGTGAAGGCGGACCCCATCGCGGTGGATGCGCCCGAGCCTCCCGACGCGGAGGTCGTCTACTACCGGCTGCACGGCTCGCCGAAGATGTACTACTCCCCCTACTCCCAGGCGTTCCTGGAGGCGCTGGCCAGGGAGATCTCCAAGCACGAGCAGGCCGGCCGGCGCGTGTGGTGCATCTTCGACAACACGGCGGAAGGCGCCGCGCTGCCCAATGCGCTGTCGTTGCTGCGGCTCGACGGGCAGCCTGCGACAGGCTGA
- a CDS encoding methyltransferase: MKNTPDTTPFAALQLHAAITSYWRTQVIGTVARLGIADLLSQGPRDSDSLAAELGVHPGALFRLLRGGLTVGILESTSERTFALTPMGEGLRSNVPGSLREMAITQAAPAHWLPWGLLTEAIRTGKSPVQAALGSDVWGHFARNPEEAAYFAQAMGNLSALVASEVTQHIDFSRFARVADIGGSHGDLLAHVLTAQPSCQGILFDLPQVSEAAKTALESKGLTSRVDVVGGSFFEPGIPPADAYLLKHILHDWEDDASLNILRRLHEAAPSSARLFVLELVIPDNRTPDPMHLIDLNMLVVADGRERTTDEFRALLTATSWKVERITPTRSGVSIIEAVKA, translated from the coding sequence ATGAAGAACACGCCCGACACGACTCCATTCGCCGCGCTGCAGCTCCACGCGGCCATCACCAGTTACTGGCGCACCCAGGTCATCGGCACCGTGGCGCGTCTGGGGATCGCGGACCTGCTCTCGCAAGGTCCCCGCGACAGTGATTCGCTGGCGGCCGAGCTCGGCGTGCACCCCGGCGCCCTCTTCCGGCTGCTGCGCGGCGGCCTCACCGTCGGCATCCTCGAGTCCACCTCCGAGCGGACCTTCGCGCTGACGCCGATGGGCGAAGGGCTGCGCTCGAACGTCCCGGGTTCGCTCAGGGAAATGGCCATCACCCAGGCCGCCCCGGCGCACTGGCTGCCCTGGGGTCTGCTGACCGAAGCCATCCGCACGGGGAAGTCCCCGGTGCAGGCCGCCCTCGGCTCGGACGTCTGGGGGCACTTCGCTCGCAATCCTGAAGAGGCGGCCTACTTCGCGCAGGCCATGGGCAACCTGTCCGCCCTGGTGGCCAGCGAGGTGACGCAGCACATCGACTTCTCCCGCTTCGCCCGCGTGGCGGACATCGGCGGAAGCCACGGCGATCTGCTCGCGCACGTGCTGACCGCCCAGCCCTCCTGCCAGGGCATCCTCTTCGACCTGCCCCAGGTCTCCGAGGCCGCGAAGACGGCGCTGGAGTCCAAAGGCCTCACGAGCCGCGTGGACGTGGTGGGAGGGAGCTTCTTCGAGCCCGGCATTCCGCCCGCCGACGCCTACCTGCTCAAGCACATCCTCCATGACTGGGAGGACGACGCCTCCCTCAACATCCTGCGCCGGCTCCACGAGGCGGCGCCCTCCAGCGCCCGGCTCTTCGTGCTGGAGCTGGTCATCCCCGACAACCGGACGCCGGATCCGATGCACCTCATCGACCTCAACATGCTGGTGGTCGCCGACGGGCGCGAGCGCACCACGGACGAGTTCCGCGCGCTGCTCACCGCGACCTCCTGGAAGGTGGAGCGCATCACCCCCACCCGGAGCGGGGTCAGCATCATCGAAGCCGTGAAGGCCTGA
- a CDS encoding methyltransferase, with protein MTPPSVHPAQRIVDIGFGFILSGALATAAELGVADHLEQGPKSAARLAEDVGADPASLYRVMRLLASEGVFSEDADGNFALTPASDLLRSQVPGSLRSAVLMLTQDIFWAPTGALTQTVRTGTNAFERIFGKTFFDHLTSNAAAGATFHRGMSSLSDLENASIAQSYDFSACRQVVDVGGGHGGFLIEVLKASPSLRGVLFDHRHVLDEARIASAGLSERCELVDGDFFQTVPSGADTYVLKRILHDWSDAVCVDILRHCRRAMADGGRVLVVDTVIPPGSAPHGGKVLDVMMLASLPGGRERTEADFRKLFAQAGLRLSRVIPTPAALSITEAVAA; from the coding sequence ATGACCCCTCCGTCCGTGCATCCGGCGCAGCGCATCGTCGATATTGGCTTTGGTTTCATCCTCTCCGGCGCGCTGGCCACGGCGGCGGAGCTGGGTGTCGCGGACCACCTGGAGCAGGGGCCGAAGAGCGCGGCCCGGCTCGCGGAGGACGTGGGCGCGGACCCAGCGTCGCTGTACCGGGTGATGCGGCTGCTGGCGAGCGAGGGCGTGTTCTCCGAGGACGCCGACGGGAACTTCGCGCTCACCCCCGCCTCCGACCTGCTGCGCTCGCAGGTCCCCGGCTCCCTGCGCAGCGCGGTGTTGATGCTCACGCAGGACATCTTCTGGGCGCCCACCGGAGCGCTCACGCAGACGGTGCGGACGGGGACGAACGCGTTCGAGCGCATCTTCGGCAAGACCTTCTTCGACCACCTCACGAGCAACGCGGCGGCGGGCGCCACCTTCCACCGGGGCATGTCCAGCCTGTCGGACCTGGAGAACGCCTCCATCGCACAGAGCTATGACTTCAGCGCCTGCCGGCAGGTGGTGGACGTGGGCGGCGGCCACGGCGGCTTCCTCATCGAAGTGCTCAAGGCCTCACCGTCGCTCCGGGGCGTGCTCTTCGACCACCGGCACGTCCTGGACGAGGCGCGCATCGCGTCCGCGGGGCTGTCCGAGCGCTGCGAGCTGGTGGACGGGGACTTCTTCCAGACAGTGCCTTCGGGCGCGGACACGTATGTCCTCAAGCGCATCCTCCACGACTGGAGCGACGCGGTCTGCGTGGACATCCTGCGCCACTGCCGCCGCGCGATGGCGGACGGGGGCAGGGTGCTGGTGGTGGACACCGTCATCCCGCCCGGAAGCGCGCCGCACGGAGGCAAGGTGCTGGACGTGATGATGCTGGCCTCGCTGCCCGGCGGCCGGGAGCGCACCGAGGCCGACTTCCGCAAGCTCTTCGCGCAGGCGGGCTTGCGGCTCTCCCGCGTCATCCCCACGCCGGCCGCGCTCAGCATCACCGAGGCCGTGGCCGCGTAA
- a CDS encoding class I SAM-dependent methyltransferase: MSFQSALACGDGLYTRQLKARGAQRVAGVDISEEMVRVAREYEAAQPLGIEYHVADVADMAPLGVFDCVTAIYLLHYAHSPEHLLRMCRSIHAHLKPGGRFVTYSFNPGFSAKGPNSTRYGITMLDFPESPGKDSPSPRSCTRRRPSPSTSPTGARPPTRTPCAKQASGTSPGRARSVPRKALRSMARRSGRTPWTTHTRSR; this comes from the coding sequence ATGTCCTTCCAGTCCGCTCTGGCGTGTGGCGACGGGCTGTACACGCGGCAGCTCAAGGCGCGCGGCGCCCAGCGGGTGGCCGGCGTGGACATCTCGGAAGAGATGGTCCGCGTCGCCCGGGAGTACGAGGCGGCCCAACCACTGGGCATCGAGTACCACGTGGCGGACGTGGCGGACATGGCCCCGCTGGGTGTCTTTGATTGCGTGACGGCCATCTATCTCTTGCACTACGCGCACTCGCCCGAACACCTGCTGCGCATGTGCCGGAGCATCCACGCGCACCTGAAGCCCGGTGGCCGCTTCGTCACGTATTCCTTCAACCCGGGGTTCAGCGCGAAGGGGCCCAACAGCACGCGCTACGGCATCACGATGTTGGACTTCCCGGAGTCCCCCGGGAAGGACAGCCCATCTCCGCGGAGCTGCACACGAAGACGCCCTTCACCATCCACTTCTCCCACTGGAGCCAGGCCACCTACGAGAACGCCCTGCGCGAAGCAGGCTTCCGGAACATCACCTGGACGCGCCCGGAGTGTTCCGCGGAAGGCATTGCGAAGTATGGCCAGGCGTTCTGGCAGGACTCCCTGGACAACCCACACGCGGTCGCGCTGA
- a CDS encoding endonuclease/exonuclease/phosphatase family protein, giving the protein MRTQANHRSHLHAGSTGNRAQKAEERLKAQGSLKGAADDRFDAKITSGGCGTVAQTQQLAGGGKNATPSKLKGATYNVERDRNPKDVQQWLGKFAKSNDLDFVQLQEINGYHKALEKIPGYHLVTFPGAKDHGETGILVKDGLMEKQALSIQGEGGGWDTVRGGHAPPRAATAVQLAGWLKVVSAHQPPSVDWNSKGQMIGPPKRVSTYKSLSEKLLAFAKRQLERNPDQALLIGGDWNEPASTKGKFSPGWIAQQAGMKTHGGVESHGHGKIDYAMSAGCQVSNVRAGPTGGSDHNIVMFTVRRPKGQED; this is encoded by the coding sequence ATGCGCACCCAAGCCAACCACCGCTCCCACCTCCACGCCGGCTCCACCGGCAACCGCGCTCAGAAGGCCGAGGAGCGCCTGAAGGCGCAGGGCTCCCTCAAGGGTGCCGCTGACGACCGCTTCGACGCCAAGATCACCAGTGGGGGCTGCGGCACCGTTGCCCAGACCCAGCAGCTTGCCGGCGGCGGCAAGAACGCGACCCCGTCCAAGCTCAAGGGCGCGACCTACAACGTCGAGCGCGACCGCAACCCCAAGGACGTGCAGCAGTGGCTGGGCAAGTTCGCCAAGAGCAATGACCTGGACTTCGTCCAGCTCCAGGAGATCAACGGCTACCACAAGGCCCTGGAGAAGATCCCCGGCTACCACCTGGTGACCTTCCCCGGCGCCAAGGACCACGGCGAGACGGGCATCCTCGTCAAGGACGGCCTGATGGAGAAGCAGGCCCTGTCCATCCAGGGCGAGGGTGGCGGCTGGGACACCGTGCGCGGCGGCCACGCCCCTCCGCGCGCGGCCACCGCGGTCCAGCTCGCGGGTTGGCTCAAGGTGGTGTCGGCCCACCAGCCGCCGTCGGTGGACTGGAACTCGAAGGGTCAGATGATCGGGCCGCCGAAACGGGTGAGCACGTACAAGTCGCTCTCCGAGAAGCTGCTCGCCTTCGCGAAGCGGCAGCTCGAGCGGAACCCTGACCAGGCATTGCTCATCGGCGGGGACTGGAATGAGCCGGCGTCGACGAAGGGGAAGTTCTCCCCCGGCTGGATCGCCCAGCAGGCGGGCATGAAGACCCACGGCGGCGTGGAGTCCCATGGCCACGGGAAGATCGACTACGCGATGTCCGCCGGGTGCCAGGTCTCGAACGTCAGAGCAGGGCCGACCGGCGGCTCGGATCACAACATCGTCATGTTCACCGTGCGCCGGCCGAAGGGCCAGGAGGACTGA
- a CDS encoding DUF3592 domain-containing protein, which yields MMRLFVMLVLMGVGVVLAVAGGKNVLRAHASQTWPSVRGTVIYSYVEKTLRDDDPEYYAHRTADQYTYRPVVKYAYSVQGTPYTSDTFAFDRTGTGGPFDAQAVSRQYRRGQPVTVHYEPDDPAVACLQCGSTEPVNHVAMLGGGVFVLLAIGNLVEIWRRARAPIPQPPPDAVR from the coding sequence ATGATGCGACTGTTCGTGATGCTGGTCCTGATGGGAGTCGGCGTGGTGCTGGCGGTCGCCGGAGGCAAGAACGTGCTCCGCGCTCACGCGAGCCAGACCTGGCCCTCGGTGCGCGGGACGGTGATCTACTCGTACGTGGAGAAGACGCTGCGGGACGACGACCCGGAGTACTACGCCCACCGCACGGCGGATCAGTACACCTACCGCCCGGTGGTGAAGTACGCCTACTCGGTGCAGGGCACCCCGTACACCTCCGACACGTTTGCCTTTGACCGCACAGGCACCGGGGGACCGTTTGATGCGCAGGCGGTGTCCCGCCAGTATCGGAGGGGCCAGCCGGTGACGGTGCATTACGAACCGGACGACCCTGCCGTGGCGTGCCTCCAGTGCGGGAGCACCGAGCCCGTGAACCACGTCGCCATGCTGGGCGGCGGGGTGTTCGTGCTGCTGGCCATCGGGAACCTCGTGGAGATCTGGCGCCGCGCGCGGGCCCCCATCCCGCAGCCGCCGCCTGACGCGGTGCGATAG
- a CDS encoding endonuclease/exonuclease/phosphatase family protein: MTVDLRVASYNILADAYVKPEWFPHTPAHLLRPRSRHALLACRILELDADIVCLQEVEPDSFAALQEALTPRGYTGVMAQKQQGRPDGCAVFHRLERSTGHRVHHFSDRLEDGRISGHLALVVDFDIGGERLRVACTHLRWDRPDRPVEQHQGMQQATELIHELIRKDPNASWVVCGDFNARPGEPLVRAFEAAGLLDAYAGQHQPTCNANGEPKAIDFLFHSSALRALPDRLTTLDARTPMPSEQEPSDHLPIAARLMR; this comes from the coding sequence ATGACCGTGGACCTGCGGGTCGCCTCGTACAACATCCTGGCGGACGCCTACGTCAAGCCGGAGTGGTTCCCGCACACGCCCGCGCACCTGCTCAGGCCGCGAAGCCGTCATGCGTTGCTGGCCTGCCGCATCCTGGAGCTGGACGCGGACATCGTCTGTCTTCAGGAGGTGGAGCCCGACAGCTTCGCCGCGCTCCAGGAGGCGCTGACGCCGCGCGGGTACACAGGGGTGATGGCCCAGAAGCAGCAAGGCCGCCCCGATGGCTGCGCGGTGTTCCACCGCCTGGAGCGGAGCACCGGCCACCGGGTCCATCACTTCAGCGACCGGCTGGAGGACGGGCGCATCTCCGGACATCTGGCGCTGGTCGTGGACTTCGACATCGGCGGGGAGCGGCTGCGCGTGGCCTGCACGCACCTGCGCTGGGACCGGCCCGACCGGCCGGTGGAGCAGCACCAGGGCATGCAGCAGGCCACCGAGCTGATCCACGAATTGATCCGGAAGGATCCGAACGCCTCGTGGGTCGTGTGCGGCGACTTCAACGCCCGGCCCGGGGAGCCGCTGGTCCGGGCGTTCGAAGCGGCCGGGCTGCTCGACGCCTACGCGGGCCAGCATCAGCCGACCTGCAACGCGAACGGCGAGCCCAAGGCCATCGACTTCCTCTTCCACTCCAGCGCGCTGCGAGCCCTGCCAGACCGGCTGACGACGCTGGACGCGCGGACGCCGATGCCTTCGGAGCAGGAGCCCTCTGACCACCTGCCGATCGCCGCGCGGCTGATGCGCTAG